CAGCCCCATCCTTTGAACCCCAGCTCTAATTTTGATGTACCAGATAAccctgtgcagtgctgcagtgtaCTGTCAATGGGGCTGGCCCTGACATCCCACCAGGGTCTTTGGGATGCATGTTGGAGGGTGCTGGGTATCCCAAGCATGAGAAGCAAGCTGGGTAGTCCACACAGGAACCCCATTGCAGTGCCACAGGGAGAGGCTGCCTCTGGAACCATCCCCAGGGGTCCACCACTGCCCCCGCTGCTCTCACTCCATCCGTGGTCCTCTGGCTTCTGGGGGAGAGGGCTCTCACAAACCAGTGAGCTCACAAAGCTACTCACCAGTGCTCTGTACATGTCCCCTCTGGAGAGGGGAGGGTGCCAGGACATGTTTAGGTAAACAAAGGCATAGGGAGACCTGGCAAAGGGAGGAGGGATGGCTCAGCAGGGTTGTGCTGGCAGATAGGTACAGGCATAGGTTCCCAGGGAATGAGGAACTGCCACTCAGGCAGTGATTCAGATGCCCCAAAATGCCATGGGATGCCTGCAGAGCTGATGTTGAGGTGGAGGAGCTAGCCTCGACAGGGATGTGCCTCAGGGGAGCCAGCAGTAAATGATCCCATCTACCTCAGGGTCCTCAGAGTGTtgtgagagggagaggaagaggtcACCTACCTTTGTTCTCTTCATCTGCtgccttcctctttctcctccacTTTTCCACCTTGCAGGCCAGGAAGCCACAGAGGGTAGCCAGAACCAGGATAACCCCCACCAGCACTGGGACCCCGAAGATCTGGAAGGTGCTGGTCAGGGTGGGTGCTAGGGTAGGCTCTGCTGTGGAGCAAGATGCCGGTAGTGTCAGAAGGGGGAGGgctgaaggaggaaggagggcagCAGCATTTTTCACCTGGCTGGCTGGCCTAGGGGCTGCGGTGGTGGGGAAGAAGTGTGGCACTTAACTGTGACCCACCTGCCACCAGCAACAAAATATTCCCCTGCTTGATGAGACCCTTATCCCGCTTCCTGTCCCTGGGTGGTAGGAGATGAGAGCTTCCTGCTATTCCCACAGTCACCCCCGGGGCAGGTAGGGAGATCTGACTTCTCCCTACGCCATGTTCCTCTCACTGGAACTGGCTGCcctcttcccctctgctttAGGTGAAGGCGGTCCGCCATCCTCCACGGCCAGCTCCATAGCCATCCTCAGGAGACGGTGCCTCCCACCTGCCCACCCCTGGGGTGCCCCCAGCCTCCTTGGCCCACCACCACCCACCCCTGGGGAGCTCAGACTGCAGCTGCCCTTGTCCCCTTACTTGTGTTGTCCTTGAACAGGTCGGAGCACTTGATGCATGACTTGGTCAGGGTGTCGAAGCACTcgaaggagaggcaggagggggaAATGGCAGCTTTTCCTGATGAGGACATGGCAGAGTGGGAGTGAGAGGCCAGCTCCTTGCATGGCATAGCAGCGATGGGGCTGCTGGAGTGTGAAATCGCAGCGCCCCAGGCCCCGTGGCAGAGGGAGATACAGTCTGTCAATTTGCGTTGTCTCCCTTGGGGCTCACAATTGCTGTGCTTGGCCTGGGGCGGATCTTCAccagagaggaggagagcaaGCGACCAAGCCCTACCCCTGCCTGCCTTTGCAACGTGCCCTCAAACTACCCGTCTCctcaaaaatatgcttttgaaaTCCCCGCAGGCCCTCGTGTGCCTCAGCCCCGCAGCACCTCGTACCCAGCGGTACTGTGTCCCAGCCTGACCTCCTTGATCCtcgctcctgccctgcccacctgCATCTTGCCCCCAGCCCAGGCATGTACCCCAGCCTGCACCTTTCTTTCCTTACACTGAAAAACCCCTTCGACCTCCTCCAGTGTCTACAGGAGACTTTCCTGtgcacagattttaaaagactCCATCCCAGGGGCACGGATCAGGCTTGGACTGAAAACGCAAAGGACCAGAGGAGAAAAGAGTGAAAGGGCACTGATGTTTCCCCTTTTAAAAGCTCCCACTGCCCCGAGGACACATCCTGCCAGGGACTGCTCTGCAAGCGGGCCAACTGTTGTATGTTCTCTACCCGTACTGATGGTGCTCTCCATCACCTTGCTCTCTCCATCCTCTCCAACACAGACCTAGACCTGTGGCTCCTCAGCACCATGTCTCATTCTCTGGGGTTCAGATCTGGTTCTGCACAGTAAATGTGCAGAGCATGGGCAAAGCAGGTCACACCAAGCAAACCTAGCCCACAAACCATTGGAATGGacgaaaaaaaaccccctttaaTAGTCTTAGGCATTCCTGATCAGGAGCAGGAGAAATGTTCCACCACCAATACCCACACATCAAAGCCTGATGTTTGAGATCTGAAGAGAGGAATTTTAGTGCTGTCGGTGGATCTCTTCCATTCCTACTGAACAAAAGTCACatcctctttttcttcactCCATAGGAAAGAAAGAGGGTAGCCACAATTGTTggctggctctcagctgagGGAAGCAACACTAGTGACCTGCCCCACCCAAGAGATCCCTAATCAGACTTTACTGCTGGAGTCATGTCCTTCCAGCAGCTACAGCATCCGGACTCCTAGTGAGGTCTCTACTGCCCAGTGTACTGGATcaaggctgggaggggaggaggaaaaaatccaaaggGTGCTCTGGCTCAAGGTGACAGAGTACCAGGTGCCCCTACTGTGCAGCTGAGGTCCTCTGAGACAGGCCGGAGGACTTCGTCTCTGAATGTGCCTGCCCTCACCAGTGACTGTTGGGCAAGCTGAGCCCAGAGGCTCCACATCCCACCTCCTGAAATCCTGAGTAGGGTGCAGTCACCACCTCCCCATGCTAGACCGCAGCCCAAGTGCAGTCCTTTGGTACCCCATAccctgcaggagaggagctgccctACAGCAcatctccctccctgccagcagcattCTCAGAGGATAATTTGCATCACAGCAATGGCAAAGCAACCTCAACACAGTCTCAGCCCCCCTATGGGCACTGCAGGGCTCCAGGCAAGCCAAAGTCCCAACCAAAAACTGGTCACTTCTCACCAGTTCTACACCTGCCGTGGTTTCACTTCCCCTTCCAGCCAGTGTGCCTAGGTGCTTGCTCCCTCACCCCTGTGCCATGCCAGCAGGAATGGCTGCCAGTGGGCTGCGGGCTGCACTGAAGAGCTGTGAGAGGCGGGCCATTCTTGTGCTTGTGGCTCAGTTATTCCCACTCCACCTTAGTCAAAATAAAACTCCCCAGTCAGGTGGGGACATGCCAAGTGCTTCCCCTTCTCAGCGCAGCCCTGAGCCACAAATGGCACAGACAGCTCAGCACCCTCTGCCTCGATGCTTGCCATGAGCACGTTGTGCTTGCCCTGCTCATAcctgctgggggagctgggtcAAACAGCAGGACATCTCTCCATTTTCCACTTTATCTGACCCTCTGCCTCTTGCACAACCCAGGTGAGGACCAGGGCTGGGGTGCAGGCATGGGAGTTGGAGAGACAAGtgtccagcagcagggctgcggGAAGGGATGGAAAGCTGTGATGCAGTGCCATGACCCACAGCACGGGGGGAAAGAAATCCAAGGCTCACTCCAGTCCACATCTGAGCTCCACAGTGGAGAAACCTGGCAAGGAGAGGGCACCTGGtatccccagtgtccccagtagGCAGCTCTCAGAAGTGCAAGTGTAGGATCTAGGGCTGAGAAAATACCTTGTCTTGTGGGCTGGTGGGGCTTGAGGAGATGCATGTAGGCAGAGGATCCCCACAAAACATCCAGTGCTCTATCAGGATATCTATCCCCAAACCACCTCCTTGCTCCAAAGGCTTTGCTGCTCCTCTTGCCCTGGGCTGTTTCCACCTGCTAGTCTTCTTTTCCCAAAGAGGAATGCTCCTCCattcttcctgttttcctcaCCCCTCAAATGCCCCCACTGTACTTCCCCCATGTCAATCTTCTCTCAGGGACCCCCAGCCCCTATTTCTGTGGGTTCCATCACAGGACTGTCACCCTGCCCCTCTTCCTCCTGTCTCTCCTCCATGCTTGGCTTGAAGTGCGGAGTGGGAAATGGTTCCCAGCATCTGCTGTACCACACTCACTTATTAACTCTGTGAGTCCTCCAGTCAAATATTCACACTGGGGAAAGCCCAAACCAAGTAACCTACACAGTGCTTTCAACACGGAAGGTGAGATAAAGCTCAGGAGCCGACAGATCCCATTTCAGTACATGGAAAGAAAACTTGGAAATTTCAGATGCATGGTGGGGAGCCTGGGGATGGCAGCCATCATGCCCTCCTGTGAATGAAGTGCTTCCAGGTCCTGTTACATGGAAGGATGTTGCAGCCTCATTGCAGCCACTGATGTTACCTTATTTCCCCCACATTTTCTCATCCCTCTTTATCATGCTCTACAGGTCTTCCCTGCCCTTGTCCCAGCTTGTCCACCTCCTCCTGGGCCAAGAAGATATGTTTGAAATTACAGATGATAATGCTTACTCAAGGAGGAATCCAGTGCTGACTAGCCCAGAAGCATTCACAAGTGGGCCTGCTCACGAGCACGGCCCAGGTTCTGTGCATCAGCTGTCCCCTTTTTTGTCTCCCCCATCTTTGCCTCCCCTACCCTTCATAACTGTGATCATTTTGGAATAGCAAAAGTTAAAGCTTGGTGAGTAGTTCAAGCTGTTTGCATCTCAGAGCTGAATATGCTTGATAATTGCACAAATGCATAattaaagagcagaaaaaaatgactCACTGGGTAAGGAAATGCGCTTTTCTTATCTCCtctgcagagaaatgaaaactCCAGGAGCCTGGGTCTCCGGCTAAGTccttttataaaacaaattaacCAGAAAAGGTATCAAATGAGCAATTTAAGAATTATGTCTTCATCTCAGAGTCAGACAGCTCAATTTCCAGTGCTGTTTGTTCCCATCCTACACCTAGAGGGCTGGCTTtggctgagctcagctcagATCAGCTGAGATCCCTGGGATCCTTGTGGgggacagggcagtgctggtgctCCAGGAGCATGGAGGGTTGGCAGTGGCCTGCAAAGACTCGTGCACACATGAGTGACTGGACTCGTGTGAGTGG
This sequence is a window from Hirundo rustica isolate bHirRus1 chromosome 4, bHirRus1.pri.v3, whole genome shotgun sequence. Protein-coding genes within it:
- the TNFRSF13C gene encoding tumor necrosis factor receptor superfamily member 13C, which codes for MSSSGKAAISPSCLSFECFDTLTKSCIKCSDLFKDNTTPRPASQVKNAAALLPPSALPLLTLPASCSTAEPTLAPTLTSTFQIFGVPVLVGVILVLATLCGFLACKVEKWRRKRKAADEENKEARGPRME